Proteins from a genomic interval of Lysobacter arenosi:
- a CDS encoding YadA-like family protein, which translates to MQPANQRRLQRHVLTAALLSVLTLPAYAGVNCQLVDAAGTPLTLDSTAPGSEALACGPDAKANGDGSTAVGDETTADGKNATAMGSWIDLDADGVVDANEITWAKGLSSTAMGAAAQALGDNSTAIGVRAVTATVGSVAIGNQAGAVHAGSTQVTTDVNKNGTGGFTTTTGPATPTTPSGSSSNSIAVGTSASANGSNSIAMGTNARTRSINGTVTFNEDKSTGDTLITRTTTTVESPTTNSVAIGNNAAVNGTGSIALGNGATIDGNKITTWQSPSYGRFTFSTSESAVNSVAIGNNARSMGNNNVVIGAGAQTLGDLYYLPYDVVWQDMNSTVIGANAIVGRGMGTAVGYSSYVNGRSGAAVGYAATAVGQGSTAVGGWLDWQAAFGAPAVSGPGAIFNPYGKAYAVSLGASSYGGGAYAWGNYSTAIGAGARAGDRDSEYNPAQPTSQFDSLDPTVIGGATALGFNASAQGRASVAVGNQSIAYNAEAVAIGSESVAFGLDSIAVGTNAVSTWHKSIAIGENAFADGYTGTANIAIGQDSKTAPGVSGPTSNAIAFGTGAFASETAALAMGAAAQATGVNATAVGNGAQALADSSSAFGDRSQATAADATAVGYYAYATGESSVASGTNAFAQGANSIASGNSSYAGGGDAVAVGSYAVAESSGSLAIGSGAAAYGLQSIAIGLNSTAERDNVVSVGNAGAERQIVNVADGVEATDAVNKGQLDAVVVSVGGTIGAQLDTVATALGGGAAVNTLGISAPSFAFSGGNYSNVGATFSAIDAAFTGLNNRVTSLETAVANPAPGTGGGAPTGTGNGLAIGTASNAADTNDTAIGNGANVGAANGTALGNNAVVDAGAENAVAVGADSHASASDSVALGQGSVADQANTVSVGNATQQRRVTNVAAGTAATDAANVQQVQDGDAQALASANAYTDTTATQTLTRANAYTDSKLQSWNDSFDDLRNDLGYRLKKQDERIDRQGAMSSAMMNMAINAANSRSPRGRVAVGAGWQNGESAMSVGYSKSIGERASMSIGGAFSSDDSSAGVGFGIDL; encoded by the coding sequence CCAACTGGTCGATGCCGCCGGCACGCCGCTCACCCTGGACAGCACGGCGCCGGGCAGCGAAGCGCTGGCCTGCGGTCCCGACGCCAAGGCCAACGGCGACGGTTCGACCGCCGTGGGCGACGAGACCACCGCCGATGGCAAGAACGCCACCGCCATGGGGTCGTGGATCGACCTGGACGCCGACGGCGTGGTCGACGCCAACGAAATCACCTGGGCCAAGGGCCTGAGCTCGACCGCCATGGGCGCTGCAGCCCAGGCCCTGGGCGATAACAGCACCGCCATTGGCGTGCGCGCGGTGACCGCCACGGTCGGCAGCGTTGCCATTGGCAACCAGGCCGGTGCCGTACATGCCGGTTCGACCCAGGTCACCACCGACGTCAACAAGAACGGTACCGGTGGCTTTACAACGACGACCGGGCCGGCCACGCCGACCACGCCTTCGGGCAGCAGCAGCAACAGCATCGCCGTCGGCACCAGTGCCAGCGCGAACGGCAGCAACTCGATCGCCATGGGTACCAACGCCAGGACTCGTTCCATCAATGGGACCGTCACGTTCAACGAAGACAAGAGCACGGGCGACACCCTCATCACGCGCACCACCACCACCGTCGAGTCGCCGACCACCAATTCGGTCGCGATCGGCAACAACGCGGCGGTCAACGGCACCGGCTCGATCGCCCTCGGAAACGGCGCGACCATTGACGGCAACAAGATCACCACGTGGCAGAGTCCGTCGTATGGGCGCTTCACCTTCAGCACGTCGGAATCGGCGGTCAACTCGGTCGCCATCGGAAACAACGCCCGCTCAATGGGCAACAACAACGTCGTGATCGGCGCCGGCGCGCAGACCCTGGGCGACCTCTACTACTTGCCCTACGACGTCGTCTGGCAGGACATGAACTCCACCGTCATTGGCGCCAATGCCATCGTCGGCCGCGGCATGGGCACGGCCGTGGGCTACTCGTCCTACGTCAACGGCCGCAGCGGCGCGGCGGTCGGCTACGCGGCGACTGCAGTGGGCCAAGGTTCGACCGCCGTCGGCGGCTGGCTCGACTGGCAGGCTGCCTTCGGTGCGCCGGCGGTCAGTGGCCCGGGCGCTATTTTCAACCCATATGGCAAGGCCTACGCGGTCAGCCTGGGCGCGTCGTCCTACGGCGGCGGCGCCTACGCATGGGGCAACTACAGCACCGCCATCGGCGCTGGCGCGCGTGCTGGAGATCGCGACAGCGAATACAACCCGGCGCAGCCGACCTCGCAATTCGACTCGCTCGACCCGACCGTCATCGGCGGCGCGACGGCGCTGGGCTTCAACGCGAGTGCGCAAGGCCGCGCGAGCGTCGCCGTCGGCAACCAGAGCATCGCCTACAACGCCGAAGCCGTTGCCATTGGCTCGGAGTCGGTCGCCTTCGGCCTCGACAGCATCGCCGTGGGCACCAATGCGGTCTCGACCTGGCACAAGAGCATTGCCATCGGCGAGAACGCCTTCGCCGACGGTTACACCGGCACGGCCAACATCGCCATCGGACAGGACTCCAAGACCGCGCCAGGCGTGAGCGGCCCGACCAGCAACGCGATCGCGTTCGGCACCGGCGCATTCGCCAGCGAAACCGCAGCACTGGCCATGGGCGCAGCCGCCCAGGCTACCGGAGTCAACGCCACCGCCGTGGGCAACGGCGCGCAAGCGCTGGCCGACAGCAGTTCGGCCTTCGGTGACAGAAGCCAGGCCACCGCTGCCGATGCCACCGCCGTGGGCTACTACGCCTACGCCACAGGTGAATCATCCGTGGCGTCGGGCACCAACGCCTTCGCCCAGGGCGCAAACAGCATCGCCAGCGGCAACAGCAGCTACGCCGGCGGCGGCGACGCCGTCGCGGTCGGCAGCTACGCCGTCGCTGAAAGCAGCGGCAGCCTGGCGATCGGCAGCGGTGCCGCCGCGTACGGCCTGCAGAGCATCGCCATCGGCCTGAACTCCACCGCCGAGCGCGACAACGTCGTTTCGGTCGGCAATGCCGGCGCCGAACGCCAGATCGTCAACGTCGCCGACGGTGTGGAAGCCACCGACGCGGTCAACAAGGGCCAGCTGGACGCCGTGGTGGTCAGCGTCGGCGGCACCATCGGTGCGCAGCTGGATACGGTGGCGACGGCACTGGGTGGCGGTGCGGCCGTGAACACCCTGGGCATCTCCGCACCGAGCTTCGCGTTCTCGGGCGGCAACTACAGCAACGTCGGCGCCACCTTCAGCGCCATCGATGCGGCATTCACCGGTCTCAACAACCGCGTGACGTCGCTTGAGACGGCGGTGGCCAATCCGGCACCGGGCACCGGCGGCGGAGCGCCGACCGGCACCGGCAACGGCCTGGCCATTGGCACCGCTTCCAATGCCGCCGACACCAACGACACCGCCATCGGCAACGGCGCCAACGTCGGTGCCGCCAACGGCACCGCGCTGGGCAACAACGCCGTCGTCGATGCCGGCGCCGAGAACGCCGTTGCCGTCGGCGCCGACAGCCACGCCAGCGCCAGCGACTCGGTCGCACTCGGCCAGGGTTCGGTTGCCGACCAGGCCAACACCGTGTCGGTCGGCAACGCCACGCAGCAGCGCCGCGTGACCAATGTCGCCGCCGGCACGGCCGCCACTGACGCCGCCAACGTGCAGCAGGTGCAGGACGGTGATGCGCAGGCGCTGGCTTCGGCCAATGCCTACACCGACACCACCGCGACGCAGACGTTGACGCGTGCCAATGCCTACACCGACAGCAAGCTGCAGTCCTGGAACGACAGCTTCGACGACCTGCGCAACGACCTGGGTTACCGCCTGAAGAAGCAGGACGAGCGCATCGACCGCCAGGGCGCGATGAGCAGCGCCATGATGAACATGGCGATCAACGCGGCCAACTCGCGCAGCCCGCGTGGCCGCGTCGCGGTCGGCGCCGGCTGGCAGAACGGCGAGAGCGCGATGTCGGTGGGCTATTCCAAGTCCATCGGTGAGCGTGCCTCGATGAGCATCGGCGGCGCCTTCAGCAGCGACGACAGCTCGGCCGGCGTCGGCTTCGGTATCGACCTGTAA
- a CDS encoding S8 family peptidase has protein sequence MTLRRTVLSLLIAGACSPVFAGTVDLTSLDDATLSPRFIVKYKSGSAERDQATVRQRSLDAAATRARPQMSAKIAALQGNAALRVQSLRATVGGKHVVKASQRLNRSEVEALMRAIAADPNVESIAVDRLMHAAAMPNDQVLASHQMWHYGTGAGGARVTTAWDAGATGAGVVVAVIDTGATHHADLEANLLPGYDFITDAFVSRRATDGRVAGGWDTGDYSAANDCGTGAPASNSSWHGTHVSGTIAEVTNNTIGGAGIAYNAKVVPVRVLGRCGGYTSDINDAIVWAAGGHIEGVPDNANPAEVINMSLGGAHECEVDTQTAINTAVGLGATVVVAAGNDNSPVTGHAPASCANVVTIGATGASGQRASYSNYGPGIDLAAPGGAGTEGVPGGYIWSTLNNGTTVPGSDIYAGYTGTSMATPHVAGIVALMQSVAPQPLTPSQVEGLLKATSRPFPVKQSQANGSGIVDASAAVARARTFGQPIDGLPTTPGVVMVLPPMAMGERDLYAIDVPAGATRIEITTYGGRGEVQLLLGYETDPLPGQNAGASSRPGINQSIIVANPAQGHYYLAMSATKDTSGARMLIKVY, from the coding sequence ATGACCCTTCGCCGTACTGTTCTCAGCCTGCTGATCGCAGGAGCCTGCTCGCCGGTCTTTGCCGGCACCGTCGACCTGACCTCGCTCGACGACGCCACGCTGTCCCCCCGCTTCATCGTCAAATACAAGAGCGGCAGTGCCGAACGCGATCAGGCAACCGTGCGCCAGCGCTCGCTCGACGCCGCCGCCACGCGCGCCCGCCCGCAGATGAGCGCGAAGATTGCCGCGCTGCAGGGCAACGCCGCGCTGCGCGTGCAGTCGCTGCGCGCCACCGTCGGTGGCAAGCACGTCGTCAAGGCATCGCAGCGCCTCAACCGCAGCGAAGTCGAGGCGCTGATGCGCGCGATTGCAGCCGATCCCAATGTCGAGTCCATCGCCGTCGATCGCCTGATGCATGCCGCCGCGATGCCGAACGACCAGGTGCTCGCCAGCCACCAGATGTGGCACTACGGCACCGGCGCCGGCGGCGCGCGCGTCACCACCGCGTGGGACGCCGGTGCGACCGGCGCGGGCGTGGTCGTGGCGGTGATCGACACCGGCGCAACGCACCATGCCGACCTGGAAGCGAACCTGCTGCCGGGCTACGACTTCATCACCGACGCCTTCGTTTCGCGCCGCGCCACTGATGGCCGAGTCGCGGGCGGCTGGGACACTGGCGACTACAGCGCCGCCAACGATTGCGGCACTGGCGCGCCGGCCAGCAACAGCAGCTGGCACGGCACGCACGTGTCGGGAACGATCGCAGAAGTGACCAACAACACCATCGGCGGCGCCGGCATCGCCTACAACGCCAAGGTCGTGCCGGTGCGCGTGCTGGGGCGCTGCGGCGGCTATACCTCCGACATCAACGACGCGATCGTCTGGGCTGCGGGCGGGCACATCGAGGGAGTGCCGGACAACGCGAACCCCGCCGAGGTCATCAACATGAGCCTGGGCGGCGCGCACGAGTGCGAGGTCGACACGCAGACGGCGATCAACACCGCTGTCGGCCTGGGTGCGACGGTCGTCGTCGCAGCCGGCAATGACAACTCGCCGGTGACCGGGCATGCGCCTGCGAGCTGCGCGAACGTCGTCACGATCGGCGCCACCGGTGCCTCGGGCCAGCGCGCGAGCTACTCGAACTACGGTCCCGGCATCGATCTGGCCGCGCCGGGCGGTGCCGGTACCGAAGGCGTGCCGGGCGGCTACATCTGGTCGACGCTCAACAACGGCACCACCGTTCCGGGCAGCGACATCTACGCTGGCTACACCGGTACGTCGATGGCGACCCCGCATGTCGCCGGCATTGTCGCGCTGATGCAGAGCGTGGCGCCGCAGCCGCTCACTCCTTCGCAAGTCGAAGGCCTGCTCAAGGCCACCTCGCGTCCGTTCCCGGTCAAGCAGTCGCAGGCCAATGGCTCGGGCATCGTCGACGCGTCGGCCGCCGTAGCGCGCGCCCGCACGTTCGGCCAGCCGATCGACGGACTGCCGACCACGCCGGGCGTCGTGATGGTCCTGCCGCCGATGGCGATGGGCGAGCGCGACCTGTATGCCATCGATGTTCCGGCTGGCGCGACCAGGATCGAGATCACCACCTATGGCGGCCGCGGCGAAGTGCAGTTGCTGCTCGGCTACGAAACCGATCCGCTGCCGGGCCAGAACGCCGGTGCATCCAGCCGTCCCGGCATCAACCAGTCGATTATCGTGGCCAATCCGGCACAGGGGCACTACTACCTGGCGATGAGCGCGACCAAGGACACCAGCGGTGCGCGAATGCTGATCAAGGTGTACTGA
- a CDS encoding winged helix-turn-helix domain-containing protein, translated as MTGFEGDGSALGYGLPTAPGQAGRMRLTRYRFGEFELDPGSRELWRGGERIALPLKSLECLAYLVANRERAVGRDELISAVWGRTEVSDTVIAQTMRRARKALDDAGDRQAMVRTVSGFGYRWVAPVEVVDALPADVVTPVTLVPPAQDPLQLAAAQAAAATQQLSTPPPALKWKWVGVVLVVAVAVAAAAWWNLRDQPDVATKGVVDSDLVMVLPVSVEPADPEFTWVRLGAMDYAAGRLRAGALKVAPSEQTLHLSSSLMARPDQTGQLGPGDTTLKRLLEQSGARWLLVPQALQERGRWRVRLLAVSRQSDVQVEAQGDTPLRAMAVATDAWLRRIGRSPSLAAPSAITERLQRIDAELDAGQLQAAREQITRAPATQRSDARMQVREGQLEYRAGNIERAKVLFDGALAAAGQSTATRAKGLMGLGAVALRQKRFADAQQRYTDALAALQAAGNDIDDPTLVGNAYNGRGVARIQANDVDGAIADLGLARIAMQQNGDLISAAMVGSNIGQIEVIRGHLPQAVQEFDRSNEVFRRYQVRDYLGATLAAKSGAQLRMVQPAQALQTTQEAAALAKAIEDPTLINRIGRAHASALLSNGQIDAAEAVLRKMQAANAEDADGVLAGLAMEIALSRGDRDRAARIASHVRSPSSSTDLETVLVAAQAAGSAADAEAWSSLIDSGIFETQRNQTWGAPLARGIIDRRFGSRGSALAAATSATDLANREGAPNDRVRVGILRGLLLLEEGQPQAASAVLGELDAYASVDYRVAWFAWHLYRHGKNTAVAERARLQAEALRGQRSLDAEPLL; from the coding sequence GTGACGGGATTCGAGGGCGATGGCTCTGCATTAGGATATGGACTTCCTACGGCACCAGGGCAGGCCGGGCGCATGCGCCTTACGCGGTACAGGTTTGGCGAGTTCGAGCTCGACCCCGGATCGCGCGAGCTGTGGCGTGGCGGCGAGCGCATCGCTCTGCCGCTCAAATCGCTCGAATGCCTGGCCTATCTCGTCGCCAATCGCGAGCGGGCCGTCGGACGCGATGAACTGATCTCCGCGGTGTGGGGCCGCACGGAGGTCAGCGATACGGTCATCGCGCAGACCATGCGTCGGGCGCGCAAGGCGCTGGACGACGCCGGCGATCGCCAGGCGATGGTGCGGACGGTGTCCGGCTTCGGCTATCGCTGGGTGGCGCCCGTGGAGGTCGTTGACGCATTGCCGGCCGACGTGGTCACGCCTGTAACGTTGGTACCTCCTGCACAGGATCCGCTTCAGCTCGCGGCAGCCCAGGCAGCCGCCGCTACACAGCAGCTGTCGACGCCGCCCCCTGCGCTGAAGTGGAAATGGGTCGGTGTGGTGCTGGTTGTCGCCGTCGCGGTCGCCGCTGCGGCATGGTGGAATCTTCGTGACCAGCCTGACGTCGCGACCAAAGGCGTGGTCGACAGCGATCTGGTGATGGTCCTGCCGGTCAGCGTCGAGCCCGCAGATCCGGAATTCACCTGGGTTCGACTCGGTGCCATGGACTACGCCGCTGGGCGACTTCGCGCGGGCGCGCTCAAGGTGGCGCCCAGCGAGCAGACTTTGCACCTGAGTTCGTCGCTGATGGCGCGCCCGGATCAGACGGGTCAACTCGGACCAGGCGACACCACGCTGAAGCGTTTGCTGGAGCAGAGCGGCGCGCGCTGGTTGCTGGTACCGCAGGCTCTGCAGGAGCGCGGCCGCTGGCGCGTGCGCTTGCTTGCTGTCAGCAGGCAGTCGGACGTGCAGGTTGAGGCGCAGGGTGACACGCCGCTGCGCGCGATGGCCGTGGCCACGGATGCCTGGCTGCGACGGATCGGTCGTTCGCCATCGCTCGCCGCGCCCAGTGCGATCACCGAGCGGCTGCAGAGAATTGACGCCGAGCTCGACGCCGGCCAACTGCAGGCCGCGCGCGAGCAGATCACCAGGGCACCTGCCACGCAGCGCAGCGATGCCCGGATGCAGGTGCGCGAGGGGCAATTGGAGTACCGCGCCGGCAACATCGAACGGGCCAAGGTACTGTTCGACGGAGCGCTTGCGGCAGCCGGGCAGTCCACTGCTACGCGCGCCAAGGGATTGATGGGCCTGGGCGCTGTGGCCTTGCGGCAGAAGCGCTTCGCCGATGCGCAGCAACGTTACACCGATGCATTGGCGGCGTTGCAGGCAGCGGGCAACGATATCGATGATCCGACCCTGGTCGGTAATGCCTACAACGGCCGCGGAGTGGCCCGCATCCAGGCAAACGATGTTGACGGTGCGATCGCCGACCTGGGCCTGGCACGGATCGCGATGCAACAGAACGGCGATCTGATCTCCGCGGCGATGGTGGGTTCCAACATCGGCCAGATCGAAGTGATCCGGGGCCACCTGCCACAGGCCGTGCAGGAGTTCGACCGATCCAACGAAGTGTTCCGGCGATATCAGGTGCGCGACTATCTGGGCGCCACCCTGGCGGCCAAGTCCGGCGCGCAATTGCGGATGGTGCAACCGGCGCAGGCACTCCAGACGACCCAGGAGGCCGCTGCCCTGGCCAAAGCCATCGAAGATCCGACCCTGATCAACAGGATCGGCAGGGCGCATGCGAGCGCACTGCTGAGCAACGGCCAGATCGACGCGGCTGAAGCCGTCCTGCGGAAGATGCAGGCCGCCAATGCCGAAGACGCCGACGGCGTTCTTGCCGGACTGGCCATGGAGATCGCGCTGTCGCGAGGTGACCGCGACCGGGCCGCGCGCATCGCGTCGCACGTTCGGTCGCCATCTTCCAGTACCGACCTGGAAACGGTGCTGGTGGCCGCGCAGGCCGCCGGTAGTGCGGCCGACGCCGAGGCATGGAGTTCACTGATCGATTCGGGAATCTTCGAGACCCAGCGCAACCAGACCTGGGGCGCGCCGCTTGCCAGGGGAATCATCGATCGACGCTTTGGCAGCCGAGGGTCCGCGCTGGCTGCCGCGACCAGTGCTACGGACCTGGCCAATCGAGAGGGTGCCCCCAATGACCGCGTGAGGGTTGGCATATTGCGGGGGCTGTTGCTGCTGGAGGAAGGACAACCCCAGGCCGCCAGCGCCGTGCTGGGCGAACTCGATGCCTATGCTTCAGTCGACTATCGCGTGGCGTGGTTCGCGTGGCACCTGTATCGACATGGCAAGAACACCGCCGTCGCGGAGCGCGCACGCCTCCAGGCCGAGGCGCTGCGCGGCCAGCGTTCGCTGGATGCCGAACCCCTGCTTTGA
- a CDS encoding OmpA family protein, translated as MTIASTPLLIGLLLALAQAPMLVHAQSSDAQLTPSKGRITDESIYRDNSLYQGTQDRIQALNDGGRPVRDYHLSKAQCWLDVSFHEYSRNDRSDFPQDALDESTKLIVAMEQGVTPLPNETPAVNNAARLREDLWKRFGAIYGTPGYECAQQAMACGEVELVHAGNEFNQQGWRHAKPYVQMAEDYVNDAEALARNCTPVPQNMELTANLLFDFDRDSMQRVRPDSMRAVTEAIARVRDEKLKVTAVRLTGHADRIQGPNRQYNEDLSKRRATAVRDYLVAQGIAADVISYEWRGDSEPVQSCEGVSAKSLHECLLPNRRVEVKFDVQRGSSNADE; from the coding sequence ATGACCATTGCATCGACGCCCCTGTTGATCGGCCTGCTGCTGGCGCTCGCGCAGGCGCCCATGCTCGTGCACGCGCAGAGCAGCGACGCGCAGCTGACCCCGAGCAAGGGCCGGATCACCGACGAATCGATCTATCGTGACAACTCGCTGTACCAGGGCACGCAGGACCGCATCCAGGCACTCAACGACGGCGGCCGCCCCGTGCGCGACTACCACCTGTCCAAGGCGCAGTGCTGGCTCGACGTTTCGTTCCATGAGTACAGCCGCAACGATCGCAGCGACTTCCCGCAGGACGCGCTGGACGAATCAACCAAGCTGATCGTCGCGATGGAACAGGGCGTGACACCGCTGCCTAACGAGACTCCGGCGGTGAACAACGCCGCCCGCCTGCGCGAGGATCTGTGGAAGCGCTTTGGCGCCATTTACGGAACGCCTGGCTACGAGTGCGCGCAGCAGGCGATGGCTTGCGGCGAAGTCGAACTGGTCCATGCCGGCAACGAGTTCAACCAGCAGGGCTGGCGCCACGCCAAGCCCTATGTGCAGATGGCCGAAGACTACGTCAACGACGCCGAGGCGCTGGCGCGCAACTGCACGCCGGTGCCGCAGAACATGGAGCTGACGGCGAACCTGCTGTTCGACTTCGACCGCGACTCGATGCAGCGCGTGCGGCCGGACTCGATGCGCGCCGTCACCGAGGCGATCGCGCGCGTCAGGGACGAGAAACTCAAGGTCACGGCCGTGCGCCTGACCGGCCACGCCGACCGCATCCAGGGACCGAACCGCCAGTACAACGAGGACCTGTCGAAGCGCCGGGCGACGGCCGTGCGCGATTACCTGGTCGCGCAGGGCATTGCGGCGGACGTCATCAGCTACGAATGGCGCGGCGACAGCGAACCGGTGCAGTCGTGCGAAGGCGTGTCGGCGAAATCGCTGCACGAATGCCTGCTGCCGAACCGCAGGGTCGAGGTGAAGTTCGACGTGCAGCGGGGGTCGAGCAACGCCGATGAATGA